Proteins encoded by one window of Desulfobaculum bizertense DSM 18034:
- a CDS encoding sensor histidine kinase, which produces MKKEKGKDETACSPKAAEKVYMCPLPGGEDAVRMSGRVEQKIEDYQRYEFTPQQKSALNIFFDLVQEYEDEEDFHAVCVMIPKVIFGLESSLFLLSPQSVLTCRRSSMDAAAPPFDDPQSLPSVPVLIHESFCCPIRGNHKIIDQLPFVPEEDVIGYLEVQGAGDFSEHDRLFWEKYANRIGFQQHLRMIHEENKGHLSFIQNLVRDIGHNVIVPNMYFKLFFNRLKRQIDGVGNICETGAGESAEAALSQMMKELRNVHGKLEEQFLEISRHYEQTSLYLETLLRQSHFEKGRYVLERREANVISGILRPQLLQFAPRFRDAKITLVQKGEMEPKNPELVQPVDVGLMAQVISNLLSNALKYTTASDSGEYAGKKAVYADWKILDAGQGVGRRSLKVEIASTGPELAVQDVPQLFMQGYRGGNVGSAGGTGQGLFFVRQIVELHEGRMSYERVGEWNIFYMILPLHDSES; this is translated from the coding sequence ATGAAGAAGGAAAAAGGGAAAGACGAGACAGCCTGTTCACCGAAGGCCGCGGAGAAGGTCTATATGTGCCCTTTGCCGGGAGGTGAAGATGCTGTTCGAATGTCGGGTCGAGTTGAGCAGAAAATTGAAGATTATCAAAGATATGAATTTACGCCGCAGCAAAAAAGTGCGCTGAATATTTTTTTTGATCTCGTGCAGGAGTACGAGGACGAAGAGGATTTCCATGCGGTGTGCGTGATGATTCCCAAGGTTATTTTTGGCCTGGAGTCATCACTTTTTTTATTGTCACCTCAATCTGTACTGACCTGCCGACGAAGCTCGATGGATGCTGCGGCGCCTCCCTTTGATGATCCACAAAGCCTGCCTTCGGTGCCGGTGCTGATTCACGAGAGCTTCTGCTGCCCAATTCGGGGAAATCATAAAATTATAGATCAACTTCCGTTTGTTCCAGAGGAAGATGTGATTGGATACCTGGAGGTGCAGGGGGCTGGAGATTTCTCTGAGCATGACCGTCTGTTCTGGGAAAAATACGCAAACCGGATTGGTTTTCAGCAACATTTGCGCATGATTCATGAAGAAAATAAGGGACACCTGAGTTTCATTCAAAATTTGGTGCGAGATATTGGTCATAACGTGATCGTGCCGAATATGTACTTTAAGCTGTTTTTTAATCGACTCAAACGCCAAATTGATGGCGTGGGAAATATCTGTGAGACGGGGGCGGGGGAAAGCGCAGAGGCTGCTTTGTCACAAATGATGAAGGAGCTTCGAAATGTGCATGGGAAGCTGGAAGAACAGTTTTTGGAAATTTCGAGACATTATGAACAGACGAGCCTGTACCTCGAAACCTTGCTGCGGCAGAGTCACTTTGAAAAAGGGCGCTATGTTCTGGAGCGGCGCGAGGCTAATGTCATTTCAGGAATACTCCGGCCACAACTCCTGCAGTTTGCTCCGCGTTTTAGAGATGCAAAAATAACGCTGGTCCAGAAAGGGGAGATGGAGCCGAAAAATCCAGAATTGGTGCAGCCTGTGGACGTTGGACTTATGGCACAGGTGATTTCAAACCTGCTGTCCAATGCGCTGAAATATACAACGGCGAGCGATTCTGGAGAGTACGCCGGGAAAAAAGCAGTGTACGCAGACTGGAAAATTTTGGATGCCGGGCAGGGCGTGGGGCGCCGTTCGCTCAAGGTTGAGATTGCTTCGACAGGCCCGGAGCTGGCTGTGCAGGATGTGCCGCAGCTCTTTATGCAGGGCTATCGGGGCGGAAATGTTGGCTCTGCTGGAGGAACGGGGCAGGGGCTGTTCTTTGTGCGACAAATTGTAGAGCTGCACGAGGGGCGGATGAGTTACGAACGGGTCGGTGAGTGGAACATATTCTATATGATATTGCCGTTGCATGATTCTGAATCCTGA
- a CDS encoding YchJ family protein, which translates to MSTPCYCGSGKDYAECCEPIITGKISAPTAESLMRARYSAYCVKDLDFLRRSVSEQDGYDEDAVRDWADSSVWNGLTIHSVKDGQESDKSGEVEFSAEYEYKGQKLTHRELSYFSRQDGNWIYTHGRVRRGNETVRRESPKVGRNDPCPCGSGKKFKKCCGRA; encoded by the coding sequence ATGAGCACCCCCTGCTACTGCGGTTCTGGCAAAGATTACGCCGAGTGCTGCGAACCTATTATTACCGGTAAAATTTCTGCGCCAACAGCAGAAAGTCTGATGCGTGCCCGCTACAGCGCCTACTGTGTCAAAGACCTCGACTTTTTGCGCCGCTCTGTCTCTGAGCAGGATGGCTACGACGAAGACGCTGTCCGCGACTGGGCTGACTCCAGCGTCTGGAATGGCTTGACGATTCACTCCGTAAAAGATGGACAGGAATCTGACAAGTCCGGTGAAGTCGAATTTTCTGCTGAGTATGAATACAAAGGCCAGAAACTTACCCATCGTGAGCTGAGCTATTTTTCCCGCCAGGACGGCAACTGGATTTACACCCACGGGCGCGTGCGTCGCGGTAATGAAACCGTTCGTCGTGAATCCCCAAAAGTCGGCCGCAATGATCCGTGCCCATGCGGAAGCGGTAAGAAGTTTAAAAAATGTTGCGGACGCGCATAA
- the infC gene encoding translation initiation factor IF-3, with translation MASAAVRARCNRQIRAREVRVIGDDGNQVGVIPTAEALRMAREHDLDLVEVAPNAKPPVCKIMDFGKFKYEEQKKLQAARKKQSVVQIKEVKVRPKTDEHDFQTKLRHARRFLEAGDRCKVTVFFRGREIVHKDRGLMILQRMVDSVSDLARVEQQPRSEGRTMSLLLSPLTKKQ, from the coding sequence ATAGCTTCAGCAGCTGTTCGGGCCCGGTGTAACAGACAAATTCGTGCACGTGAAGTTCGGGTCATCGGAGACGACGGTAATCAGGTAGGGGTGATCCCCACAGCGGAAGCCCTGAGGATGGCCCGTGAGCATGATCTTGATCTGGTGGAAGTGGCACCTAATGCCAAACCACCGGTCTGCAAAATCATGGACTTCGGCAAGTTTAAATACGAGGAGCAGAAGAAACTTCAGGCTGCTCGTAAAAAACAGTCTGTTGTTCAGATTAAGGAAGTGAAAGTTCGCCCCAAAACGGACGAACATGACTTCCAGACGAAGCTCAGACATGCACGGCGTTTTTTGGAAGCCGGTGACCGATGCAAGGTGACTGTGTTTTTCCGTGGTCGTGAAATTGTGCATAAGGATCGTGGACTCATGATTCTTCAGCGCATGGTCGACTCCGTGTCTGATCTGGCCAGAGTCGAACAGCAGCCGCGCAGCGAAGGCCGTACTATGAGCCTTTTGCTGTCTCCGCTGACGAAGAAGCAGTAA
- the rpmI gene encoding 50S ribosomal protein L35, with amino-acid sequence MPKIKTNRSAAKRFRVTGSGKIRRRKQGLRHILTKKNAKRKARLGQGALVDKTNERAVKRMVPALVK; translated from the coding sequence ATGCCCAAGATCAAGACCAACCGCAGCGCTGCAAAGCGTTTTCGCGTGACTGGTAGCGGCAAAATCCGTCGCCGCAAGCAGGGTCTGCGTCACATCCTGACCAAGAAGAATGCGAAGCGTAAAGCTCGCCTCGGTCAGGGCGCTTTGGTCGATAAGACCAACGAGCGCGCTGTGAAGCGTATGGTTCCTGCACTGGTTAAGTAA
- a CDS encoding MgtC/SapB family protein has protein sequence MMIDIFGGITLPLDRWGLILGKLVLAGALGALIGYEREAHGQAAGFRTNILVALGACLMMMLSVEMEVKYRHLTQLSVVRLDPSRIASYAIASMGFLGAGAIIKGRGTVRGLTTAASLWMVTGLGLCVGAGYYAPAVIVTFLSLALLSTLGHKFARTICKDLHSVLEIKCHCPLTTLRNIRNVLEMYGVRILTVNCSRNMEDGLATYRLRLLSKDDIPRAQIMGDLLQLEGLESLSWGEADVP, from the coding sequence ATGATGATAGACATATTTGGCGGCATTACCCTCCCTCTCGACAGGTGGGGTTTGATTCTTGGCAAGCTCGTCCTTGCCGGTGCACTCGGTGCACTCATTGGCTATGAGAGAGAAGCTCATGGGCAGGCCGCAGGTTTTCGAACAAATATTCTCGTTGCCCTCGGGGCCTGCCTCATGATGATGCTTTCTGTCGAAATGGAAGTAAAATATCGCCACCTTACGCAGCTCAGCGTCGTTCGACTCGATCCCTCCCGTATCGCGTCTTACGCCATTGCAAGTATGGGTTTTCTCGGCGCAGGTGCCATTATCAAAGGGCGCGGAACTGTACGCGGCCTCACCACTGCGGCAAGCCTCTGGATGGTTACTGGTCTCGGCCTTTGCGTCGGAGCTGGGTATTATGCCCCCGCTGTTATCGTGACTTTTTTGAGCCTCGCGCTCCTCTCCACTCTCGGGCACAAGTTTGCCCGCACTATTTGCAAGGACTTACATTCCGTTCTCGAAATTAAGTGTCACTGCCCGTTGACCACCCTTCGGAATATTCGCAACGTCCTCGAAATGTATGGCGTTCGCATTCTGACCGTTAATTGCAGTCGGAACATGGAAGATGGCCTTGCAACCTACAGGCTCCGCCTTCTCTCAAAGGACGACATCCCCCGTGCTCAGATCATGGGCGACCTCCTTCAGCTCGAAGGCCTTGAATCCCTCTCTTGGGGTGAGGCTGATGTCCCATAA
- the ftsY gene encoding signal recognition particle-docking protein FtsY: AEPAEPAEPAEQESPVSAAPVQQPVAETPDSEALRAQEPWQQELTLKLREAEPRLSEWLNLILENIEEKGPKLWTRLEFLFQALGAPADEAQAFITKFDDWLEMMEYDSVDDFRSELQYRLALALDLEDEEDERNRLFLKLSEGLEKTKEKISRQIEGLLTAHESMDDAFWDELEEILIMADVGFEATSMLIENLRERVRKSGSTDPAIFKDLMREELEEVFKTERRITAVNPPEVVLMIGVNGAGKTTTIAKLAHRAQMQGKKVLVAAGDTFRAAAMEQLEVWANRVGAGFFGKGEGVDPAAVAYEAVDIAVRDGYDMVFVDTAGRLHTKVDLMDELNKIRRVLGKKHPGAPHRSILVLDATTGQNALSQVKLFSEASGIDEIILTKLDGTAKGGVVVAIALQYGIPITYIGLGEKMEDLRPFNGKDFATALLS, encoded by the coding sequence GCCGAGCCTGCCGAGCCTGCCGAGCCTGCCGAGCAGGAATCCCCTGTTTCCGCAGCTCCTGTCCAGCAGCCCGTGGCAGAAACTCCAGACAGCGAAGCCCTCCGTGCTCAGGAACCCTGGCAGCAGGAACTGACCCTCAAGCTTCGCGAAGCAGAACCACGCCTGTCTGAATGGCTGAACCTCATCCTCGAAAACATTGAGGAAAAAGGACCAAAGCTCTGGACCCGACTGGAATTTCTCTTCCAGGCCCTTGGCGCCCCCGCAGACGAAGCTCAGGCCTTCATTACTAAATTTGACGACTGGCTGGAGATGATGGAGTACGACTCTGTCGACGACTTCCGCTCAGAACTCCAGTACCGTCTGGCCCTCGCCCTTGACCTCGAAGACGAAGAAGACGAACGAAATCGCCTCTTCCTCAAACTCTCCGAAGGTCTCGAAAAAACAAAAGAAAAAATTTCTCGCCAGATCGAAGGTCTCCTTACCGCTCACGAGAGCATGGACGACGCCTTTTGGGATGAACTGGAAGAAATCCTTATCATGGCTGACGTAGGCTTTGAAGCAACTTCAATGCTTATTGAAAATCTCCGCGAGCGCGTCCGCAAGTCCGGTAGCACCGACCCCGCAATCTTTAAGGACCTCATGCGTGAGGAACTCGAAGAAGTCTTTAAGACAGAACGACGCATCACAGCAGTCAATCCGCCGGAAGTCGTGCTGATGATCGGCGTAAACGGCGCAGGCAAAACAACAACCATTGCCAAACTCGCCCACCGTGCACAGATGCAGGGCAAAAAAGTGCTCGTCGCGGCTGGCGACACCTTCCGAGCCGCTGCAATGGAACAGCTCGAAGTCTGGGCCAACCGCGTTGGCGCTGGTTTCTTCGGCAAAGGCGAAGGCGTCGACCCCGCAGCCGTTGCCTACGAAGCTGTCGACATCGCCGTGCGCGATGGATATGACATGGTGTTTGTCGATACCGCAGGTCGCCTGCACACCAAGGTCGACCTCATGGATGAGCTGAATAAAATCCGCCGCGTCCTTGGCAAAAAGCATCCCGGTGCTCCGCATCGCAGCATCCTCGTGCTCGACGCCACCACCGGACAGAACGCTCTGTCTCAGGTCAAACTTTTCTCCGAAGCCTCTGGCATCGACGAAATCATCCTGACCAAACTCGACGGAACCGCAAAGGGTGGCGTGGTTGTCGCCATCGCCCTCCAGTATGGCATCCCCATTACCTACATAGGACTCGGGGAAAAAATGGAAGACCTTCGCCCCTTCAACGGCAAGGACTTCGCCACCGCCCTTCTCTCCTAG
- the rplT gene encoding 50S ribosomal protein L20, whose translation MRVKRGVNAKRRHKKYLKMAKGYRGARSVLYTIARETVERALVYAYRDRKVRKREFRKLWIMRINAAARQHGMSYSKFMHGLKLAEVQLNRKVLADMAVREKAAFAKVAELAKSKLA comes from the coding sequence ATGCGTGTCAAAAGAGGCGTTAACGCTAAGCGTCGCCATAAAAAATATTTGAAGATGGCCAAGGGCTACCGTGGTGCTCGCAGTGTCCTGTACACCATTGCCCGTGAGACCGTCGAACGTGCTCTCGTCTACGCTTACCGTGACCGTAAGGTCCGCAAGCGTGAGTTCCGTAAGCTCTGGATCATGCGTATCAACGCTGCTGCTCGTCAGCACGGCATGTCCTACAGCAAGTTCATGCACGGCCTGAAGCTCGCCGAAGTTCAGCTGAACCGTAAGGTCCTCGCTGATATGGCTGTCCGTGAAAAGGCTGCCTTTGCTAAGGTTGCTGAACTCGCTAAATCCAAGCTCGCTTAA
- a CDS encoding chemotaxis protein CheX encodes MQRIDVNVVNPFLRGVIDVLGTMARVQARPGKPFLKENAAARGSITGLIALSGPRPGTIAVTFAERAALEITSRLLNEEISSINDDVCDAVGELTNMISGQARQGLAQAGSSYKAGIPKIIHGPNHSVPHCDPDSPVLGLVFTTMFGEITVEVCFGEREETCISNPSA; translated from the coding sequence ATGCAACGGATAGACGTAAACGTAGTAAACCCCTTTCTGCGCGGGGTCATCGACGTTTTGGGAACTATGGCCCGCGTTCAGGCTCGACCAGGAAAACCCTTCCTCAAAGAAAACGCCGCCGCCAGAGGAAGCATCACCGGGCTTATCGCCCTCTCCGGTCCTCGACCCGGTACCATCGCCGTAACCTTTGCCGAACGCGCTGCACTCGAAATTACCAGCAGGCTCCTTAATGAAGAAATTTCCTCCATTAACGACGACGTCTGCGACGCAGTCGGTGAATTGACAAACATGATCTCTGGTCAGGCCCGACAGGGCCTCGCTCAGGCCGGTAGCTCATACAAAGCCGGTATCCCCAAAATTATCCACGGACCAAATCACTCCGTCCCTCACTGTGACCCAGATTCACCCGTCCTCGGACTCGTCTTCACCACTATGTTTGGAGAAATTACCGTCGAAGTCTGCTTCGGCGAACGTGAAGAAACCTGCATCTCAAACCCAAGCGCTTAA
- a CDS encoding response regulator gives MNFDKAKILSIEDEPLVRMSILNWLEDSGYTVFGAETGEEGLKLFAQKKPDIVLLDMGLPDKHGLDVLRAILRMEATTPVIVVSGRAEIFDAIAAFKAGAWDYLTKPIDHMDMLERTVVNCLERKNLRREVAQANQRYQRLVQNVPVIIFSLRPDLSVDFINDVCLDRLGYQPADVLRDKDWMIQNVLRDDRERMRQAFLKAFETGKLEENFKFRHKNGYIMYMSGRCIHLAYSGSDGGKRIQGTLNDITDRLFLDKLLMQREKLNTIGAISNQLAHEIRNPLMALGGFARMLEKKHPEMEEARVILTEARRIEKLMKRISDYLAPLPVEPEPCQINELLRKVLDDLKGEIQLELVTRFDKALPDIVSDRAMLEDIFVATLRGVLKSVRGRGLLGVNTREIAGHVVCVFDAQSQDGTPIEDYGDDMMMPFDEETEAITASFKKLKDLGGNFSHERSSERVTFAISLPGARTHDG, from the coding sequence GTGAATTTTGATAAGGCAAAGATTCTCAGCATTGAGGACGAGCCGCTGGTGCGGATGTCGATACTCAATTGGCTTGAGGATAGCGGATATACAGTTTTTGGGGCAGAGACCGGGGAAGAAGGGCTGAAACTTTTTGCGCAGAAAAAGCCTGATATCGTGCTCCTGGATATGGGGTTGCCGGATAAACACGGGCTGGATGTGCTGCGGGCAATACTCAGGATGGAGGCGACGACACCTGTCATTGTTGTTTCTGGCCGCGCGGAAATCTTTGATGCTATTGCTGCGTTCAAGGCGGGGGCATGGGATTATCTGACCAAGCCCATAGACCATATGGATATGCTGGAACGAACGGTTGTGAACTGCCTTGAGCGAAAAAATTTGCGGCGAGAGGTGGCGCAGGCCAACCAGCGTTACCAGCGACTTGTACAAAATGTACCCGTTATTATTTTTTCATTGCGCCCAGATCTGAGTGTGGACTTCATCAATGACGTGTGCCTTGATCGGCTTGGATACCAGCCCGCGGATGTGCTGCGGGATAAGGACTGGATGATCCAGAACGTTTTGCGAGATGATCGGGAAAGGATGCGACAGGCATTTCTCAAGGCTTTTGAGACCGGAAAGCTGGAGGAGAATTTTAAGTTCCGACATAAGAACGGTTACATTATGTATATGTCGGGGCGCTGTATCCACCTCGCGTATTCAGGAAGTGATGGGGGAAAGCGGATTCAGGGAACCCTGAATGATATTACTGACCGTCTTTTCCTTGATAAGCTGCTGATGCAAAGGGAAAAGCTGAATACGATTGGGGCGATTTCCAATCAGCTTGCGCATGAGATTCGAAATCCTCTGATGGCGCTGGGCGGTTTTGCCCGGATGCTGGAGAAGAAACATCCAGAGATGGAGGAGGCTCGCGTCATTTTGACGGAGGCCCGGCGGATTGAAAAGCTCATGAAGCGAATCAGCGATTACCTCGCCCCGCTGCCTGTAGAGCCTGAGCCGTGCCAGATAAACGAGCTACTCCGAAAAGTGCTGGATGATTTGAAAGGGGAAATTCAGCTTGAGCTGGTCACGCGTTTTGACAAGGCGTTGCCAGATATTGTTTCGGACCGGGCAATGCTGGAAGACATTTTTGTGGCGACGCTTCGCGGTGTGCTCAAAAGCGTGAGGGGCCGGGGGCTGCTGGGGGTCAATACCCGAGAAATTGCAGGACATGTGGTCTGTGTTTTTGATGCGCAGTCGCAGGACGGGACGCCAATTGAAGATTATGGCGACGATATGATGATGCCGTTTGATGAGGAAACCGAGGCAATTACGGCGAGTTTTAAGAAACTGAAAGATTTGGGCGGGAATTTTTCGCATGAGCGCTCTTCGGAGCGGGTGACCTTTGCAATCTCCCTGCCCGGAGCACGGACGCACGATGGATAA
- the arfB gene encoding alternative ribosome rescue aminoacyl-tRNA hydrolase ArfB, whose product MLKVNDNCSISYREIGFETSRASGPGGQHVNKTESRVSLVFNVPDSESLRPAQKARIMDRLSTRIDSRGNLRVSVEEHRSQLTNKRLAEERFVALLQQALKPIKKRKPTRPSLSAKRKRLDSKRRRSQVKKLRGKVYDD is encoded by the coding sequence ATGCTCAAAGTCAATGACAATTGCTCTATTTCCTATCGGGAAATAGGATTTGAAACCTCACGGGCCAGTGGCCCCGGCGGGCAGCACGTCAACAAAACCGAAAGCCGTGTCTCTCTCGTCTTCAATGTCCCAGACTCCGAAAGTCTTCGCCCCGCGCAAAAAGCCCGCATCATGGACAGGCTCAGCACCCGCATCGACTCGCGCGGCAACCTTCGCGTCAGTGTCGAGGAGCATCGGAGTCAGCTCACAAACAAGCGGCTCGCAGAAGAGCGTTTCGTCGCGCTCCTGCAGCAGGCTCTCAAGCCTATAAAAAAACGCAAGCCCACCCGCCCCTCGCTCTCCGCCAAGCGGAAGCGTCTCGACTCCAAGCGGCGGCGCAGTCAGGTCAAAAAGCTCAGGGGAAAAGTCTATGATGATTAA
- a CDS encoding NifB/NifX family molybdenum-iron cluster-binding protein — protein MKLALPTKTVDGKAVVDSHFGHCEYFTVVCVDDATRTETSRVRVEAPEGCGCKSNVAELLAADGVTVMLAGNMGQGAVDRLAGVGIEVLRGCEGELDQIISDWLAGKVVDNAEICDHHDEDGHSCHHEHEAPGLKPLS, from the coding sequence ATGAAATTAGCCCTTCCCACAAAGACTGTTGACGGCAAAGCCGTTGTGGACAGCCATTTTGGCCACTGTGAATACTTCACTGTCGTCTGCGTAGACGATGCAACCCGAACAGAGACGTCTCGTGTCCGCGTTGAAGCCCCAGAGGGCTGCGGCTGCAAGTCCAATGTTGCCGAGCTGCTCGCTGCTGATGGCGTGACCGTCATGCTGGCTGGAAACATGGGCCAGGGCGCAGTAGATCGCCTCGCAGGTGTAGGCATTGAAGTGCTTCGTGGCTGCGAAGGTGAGCTGGACCAGATTATTTCTGACTGGCTTGCTGGCAAGGTTGTGGATAACGCAGAAATTTGTGACCATCATGATGAAGATGGCCATTCCTGTCACCATGAGCACGAGGCTCCTGGCCTCAAGCCTCTTTCCTAA
- the pheS gene encoding phenylalanine--tRNA ligase subunit alpha: MSDAGKNLINELQALVPNFKEELDQAGSAEALEELRVKFLGRKGQLAELLANLRDLSAEDRPEAGKKGNAVKNELNQLFAARELALAQEKEDKALANFDPAMPGRTPESGSLHPISLVMDEICSVLGGLGFEVVSGPEVETDFYNFEALNLPPEHPARDMQDTLYVTDKVLLRTHTSPMQVRSMLKRKPPVAVIAPGKVYRRDSDITHTPMFHQIEGLYVDKNVSMADLRGTLTSFVQQIFGKDTKVRFRPSFFPFTEPSAEVDISCVMCGGKGEVNGEPCRVCKQTGWVEILGCGMVDPQVFKSVGYDSEEYTGFAFGLGIERVAMLKYGIGDLRMFFENDSRFLRQFC; this comes from the coding sequence ATGTCTGACGCAGGAAAGAATCTCATCAACGAACTTCAGGCTCTGGTCCCCAACTTCAAAGAAGAACTGGATCAGGCTGGTTCTGCAGAGGCCCTCGAAGAACTTCGCGTAAAGTTCTTGGGCCGCAAAGGTCAGCTTGCTGAATTGCTTGCTAACCTGCGCGACCTTTCCGCAGAAGACCGCCCCGAAGCAGGCAAAAAAGGCAATGCAGTTAAGAATGAGCTGAACCAGCTCTTCGCTGCCCGAGAGCTTGCCCTTGCGCAGGAAAAAGAAGACAAAGCACTCGCTAACTTCGATCCTGCCATGCCCGGCCGCACTCCAGAATCTGGGTCTCTGCACCCAATCTCTCTGGTTATGGACGAGATTTGCTCCGTCCTCGGTGGTCTGGGTTTCGAGGTTGTCTCCGGTCCCGAAGTCGAGACCGATTTCTACAACTTCGAGGCATTAAACTTGCCTCCGGAACACCCCGCTCGCGATATGCAGGATACCCTGTATGTTACCGATAAGGTGCTCCTTCGGACCCATACCTCGCCTATGCAGGTTCGGTCCATGCTGAAGCGGAAACCGCCTGTCGCGGTTATCGCTCCGGGCAAGGTGTATCGCCGTGATTCCGACATCACTCACACCCCTATGTTTCATCAGATCGAAGGTCTGTATGTGGACAAGAATGTGAGTATGGCGGACCTCCGCGGTACCCTCACGTCCTTTGTGCAGCAGATCTTCGGCAAAGATACCAAAGTCCGCTTCCGTCCTAGCTTCTTTCCGTTTACGGAACCAAGCGCGGAAGTCGACATCAGCTGCGTTATGTGCGGCGGTAAAGGGGAAGTCAATGGCGAACCCTGCCGCGTCTGCAAACAAACCGGCTGGGTCGAAATCCTCGGCTGCGGTATGGTCGACCCGCAGGTCTTTAAATCCGTGGGCTATGATTCGGAAGAATACACCGGATTCGCCTTCGGACTCGGAATCGAACGCGTCGCTATGCTTAAATACGGCATCGGTGACCTCCGTATGTTCTTCGAGAACGATTCCAGATTCCTGCGTCAGTTCTGCTAG